In a single window of the uncultured Dysgonomonas sp. genome:
- a CDS encoding ORF6N domain-containing protein yields MELQIIQNKIFEIRGIRIMLDFDLAELYQVETKNLKRAVKRNIERFPDDFMFELTANEWEILRCNFGTSSWGGTRYMPFAFTEQGIAQLSSVLNSPLAIQVNISIIRAFVTLRKYALGYAELNLKLETFMLETNMQFNEIYQALTELASTREQGDKPRKRVGYIQNEEEEQ; encoded by the coding sequence ATGGAACTACAAATTATTCAGAACAAGATATTTGAAATAAGGGGTATTCGTATTATGCTTGACTTTGATCTGGCTGAACTATATCAGGTAGAAACTAAAAATCTGAAAAGAGCAGTCAAACGGAATATTGAAAGATTCCCCGACGATTTTATGTTTGAATTAACAGCCAATGAATGGGAAATCTTGAGGTGCAATTTTGGCACCTCAAGTTGGGGAGGAACACGGTATATGCCTTTTGCTTTTACAGAACAGGGTATAGCTCAATTATCCAGCGTACTAAACAGTCCTTTGGCTATTCAGGTAAATATCTCGATAATCAGAGCCTTCGTTACATTAAGAAAATACGCTTTAGGTTATGCAGAACTTAACCTAAAGTTAGAAACATTTATGCTCGAAACTAATATGCAATTTAATGAGATATACCAAGCTCTGACAGAGTTGGCCAGTACCAGAGAACAGGGTGATAAACCTCGAAAACGTGTGGGATATATACAAAATGAAGAAGAGGAGCAATAG
- a CDS encoding site-specific integrase, with the protein MKTEKFKVLLYLKKSSPDKSGKTPIMGRITFGKSMVQFSCKLSCTFSLWNPRESRLNGKSKEAITTNAQLDKLMLSINEAYDTLIDRKQPFDAQAIKNLFQGAMSAQTTLLQQFDKHIESVKERIGVDRSPRTLPNHLYTKRVVAEFIKEKFNASDLAFGQLSEQFIRDFQSFVLDDKGLALDTLRHYLAILKKVCKIAFKEGNSDKNYFAYYKLPKQKESTPKTLSREDFEKIRDLEIPERRRSHIITRDMFLFSCYTGTAYIDTVSVTKDDLSTDDDGAWWLKYKRGKNGQLARIKLLPEAIALIDKYRDDNRETLFPMIHNGTIKRNMQGIRILAGVKGRLHYHMSRHSFASLITLEAGVPIETVSKMLGHSDIKTTQIYARVTPKKLFEDMDKYIETTKDLVLAL; encoded by the coding sequence ATGAAAACAGAAAAATTCAAGGTATTACTCTACCTCAAAAAGAGTAGTCCCGACAAATCGGGTAAAACTCCGATAATGGGACGTATCACTTTCGGTAAGTCGATGGTACAATTCAGTTGTAAACTTTCTTGTACATTTTCGCTATGGAATCCGCGTGAAAGTCGGTTGAATGGAAAAAGTAAAGAAGCCATAACGACCAACGCTCAGTTGGATAAGTTGATGCTTTCCATCAACGAAGCCTACGACACACTCATTGACCGGAAACAACCTTTCGATGCCCAAGCCATCAAGAACTTATTTCAAGGGGCAATGTCTGCTCAAACAACTTTGCTACAACAATTCGATAAACATATCGAAAGCGTTAAAGAGCGTATTGGTGTTGATCGTTCTCCCAGAACACTTCCCAATCATCTCTATACCAAACGAGTTGTAGCAGAATTTATCAAGGAAAAGTTTAATGCTTCCGATTTGGCTTTCGGTCAGTTAAGCGAACAGTTTATCCGAGACTTCCAATCTTTTGTATTGGACGATAAAGGACTTGCACTTGATACCTTACGACACTATTTGGCAATCCTAAAGAAAGTTTGCAAGATCGCTTTCAAAGAAGGTAACTCGGATAAAAACTATTTTGCTTATTACAAGCTACCCAAACAAAAAGAAAGTACCCCTAAAACCCTAAGTCGGGAAGATTTTGAGAAAATTCGGGATTTAGAAATACCTGAACGTCGCCGATCACATATTATTACACGCGATATGTTTCTGTTTTCCTGCTACACGGGCACTGCCTACATTGATACGGTATCCGTCACCAAAGATGATTTATCAACGGATGATGATGGGGCATGGTGGCTCAAATACAAGCGGGGCAAAAACGGACAACTTGCCCGTATCAAATTGTTACCAGAAGCCATTGCTCTAATTGATAAATATCGCGACGATAACAGAGAAACTTTGTTTCCAATGATACACAATGGTACGATTAAAAGAAATATGCAAGGCATACGGATTCTTGCAGGTGTCAAAGGTCGTCTCCACTATCACATGAGCCGTCATTCGTTTGCCAGTCTGATTACGCTCGAAGCAGGTGTACCCATCGAAACGGTATCAAAGATGCTCGGTCACAGCGACATAAAAACAACGCAAATTTATGCCCGTGTGACCCCTAAAAAGCTCTTTGAGGATATGGATAAGTATATTGAGACAACAAAAGATTTAGTATTAGCCCTATAA
- a CDS encoding site-specific integrase — protein MRSTFKILFYINHSKIKSDGTTPILCRITVDNKQTVLTTGIYCEPNDWNSKKGKVKDGATNHKLDTLRERIEQTYEETLKEQGVVSAELLKNIILGVNSVSTFLLQAGEVERERLRKRSLEINSTSTYRQSKTTQSNLRDFVLSRGMDDIAFSDITEEFGESFKSFLKKDLGYATTHVNHCLCWLNRLVYIAVDQEVLRSSPIEDVEYEKKNPPKLRHITRNELKKIMDTPMPYERQELARRAFIFSAFTGLAFVDVHNLYPQNIGKTAEGRLYIRSSRTKTKVEAFIPLHPIAEQILMLYNTTDNTAPIFPLPSRDQIWFEVHEIGFALGIKENLSYHMSRHSFGTLMLSAGIPIESISKMMGHTNISSTQIYSKVTDDKISEDMDKLMERRKAISNKASQPIEL, from the coding sequence ATGCGAAGTACATTTAAAATATTATTCTACATCAACCACAGTAAAATAAAATCCGACGGCACTACCCCTATTCTGTGCCGTATCACGGTTGATAATAAACAGACAGTTCTTACAACAGGGATTTATTGTGAACCGAACGATTGGAACAGCAAAAAAGGAAAGGTAAAAGACGGAGCGACCAATCATAAATTGGATACACTTCGGGAACGTATCGAACAGACCTATGAAGAGACTCTTAAAGAACAAGGAGTTGTCAGTGCAGAATTACTCAAAAATATAATTTTAGGAGTAAATAGTGTGTCCACCTTTCTTTTACAAGCGGGGGAAGTAGAGCGTGAACGGCTGAGAAAACGTTCTCTGGAGATTAATTCAACATCCACCTACCGACAATCAAAAACAACCCAGAGCAATCTGCGTGATTTTGTTCTTTCACGGGGGATGGATGATATTGCCTTTTCAGATATTACGGAAGAGTTTGGTGAATCGTTCAAAAGTTTTCTAAAAAAAGATTTAGGCTATGCGACAACCCATGTGAATCACTGTCTATGTTGGCTGAATAGGCTAGTTTATATTGCCGTTGATCAGGAAGTGTTAAGAAGTAGTCCGATTGAGGATGTGGAGTATGAGAAAAAAAATCCTCCTAAATTACGGCATATTACCCGAAATGAGTTGAAAAAGATTATGGATACTCCAATGCCCTACGAACGGCAAGAGTTGGCTCGCAGAGCGTTTATCTTTTCAGCCTTTACCGGACTTGCTTTTGTTGACGTACATAACCTCTATCCTCAAAACATTGGTAAAACAGCAGAAGGTAGATTATATATCCGAAGTAGTAGAACTAAAACAAAAGTTGAAGCATTTATCCCACTGCATCCAATAGCAGAACAAATCTTGATGCTTTACAATACAACGGATAATACTGCTCCTATTTTCCCATTACCAAGCCGAGACCAGATATGGTTTGAAGTTCATGAAATAGGCTTTGCTTTAGGCATCAAGGAGAATCTCAGCTACCATATGAGCCGACATTCGTTCGGAACGCTTATGCTCTCGGCTGGTATTCCGATTGAGAGTATTAGCAAAATGATGGGGCATACCAATATTTCGAGTACACAAATTTATTCGAAAGTGACCGATGATAAAATATCGGAGGATATGGACAAGCTAATGGAACGACGAAAAGCAATTAGTAATAAAGCATCTCAACCAATAGAGCTATGA
- a CDS encoding TonB-dependent receptor, which produces MKIKIILMLFLAFSLSNIFAQNTLRVILIDCETKEPLIGAGVMLQNTTNGAFSNAEGLAILSNIPDGKQRFEITYMGYEKTVKEFTFPLDSNEPIIVKVEPDEEMLQEVVVSSTRGTRTFKDIPTRIEFINTEELGEKGVMKPGDIRMLLNESTGIMTQQTSAISGNSSIRIQGLDGRYTQILKDGFPVFSGAASGLGLLQTPPLDLKQVEIIKGSSSTLYGGGAIAGLVNLISKTPEKERDFSIHLNGTTAKGLDVNSFFGQKFNKVGTTVFASYNRNWAYDPSNVGFTAIPKFDRFVLNPKLFLYLTDNTDFSFGINSMIENRLGGDMKYVEGKGNKDHSYFERNKTQRHSSQLTFDHRFDKKNRLNVKNSVTYFSRKLEIPDFRFDGDQLSSFSEASYIRTEEKTEWVAGANVWTDKFTEKKRTDFQLRDYNTTTLGLFLQNNTKITDWMNLETGLRTDYVTDYGFAVLPRVSSYFKITDKFSSRVGGGFGYKTPTIFSEDSERIQFQNVLPINDDRNKLERSYGANVDFTYKTGLFDDQVYLTVNQLFFYTYLRNPLELQAVDNNYWQFNNIDGHVNSKGAETNMKIKYRDFGLFLGYTYTDAKVKDGGRSYQKTLTPKHKINSVLMYEVEDKWKIGLEGYYTSKQNLNDGKTGKDYLILGLMMQRIWERFSIYANFENFTDRRQTRFDSIYIGSMTNPQFRDIYAPLDGFVMNAGIIIKL; this is translated from the coding sequence ATGAAAATCAAAATTATACTGATGCTATTCTTAGCTTTCAGCCTTTCCAATATATTTGCACAGAATACTCTTAGAGTAATATTAATTGATTGTGAAACAAAAGAACCTCTGATCGGAGCAGGCGTTATGCTTCAAAATACAACGAATGGAGCATTTTCCAATGCGGAAGGATTAGCTATACTCTCCAATATTCCTGATGGCAAACAAAGGTTCGAAATCACTTATATGGGATATGAAAAGACCGTAAAAGAATTTACTTTTCCACTCGATTCGAACGAACCGATTATCGTTAAGGTTGAACCGGATGAGGAAATGCTGCAAGAGGTAGTCGTTTCTTCGACAAGAGGAACACGAACTTTTAAAGATATTCCTACCCGTATTGAATTTATAAATACGGAAGAGTTGGGCGAAAAAGGGGTAATGAAGCCCGGAGATATCCGTATGCTTTTGAATGAAAGTACGGGTATAATGACACAACAAACATCTGCCATATCTGGCAATTCATCTATTCGGATTCAAGGTTTGGATGGTAGATATACTCAAATACTAAAAGACGGTTTTCCTGTGTTTTCGGGTGCTGCAAGCGGATTAGGTTTATTACAAACCCCTCCGCTTGATTTGAAGCAAGTGGAGATAATAAAAGGGTCATCATCTACTCTATATGGCGGTGGAGCAATTGCAGGACTGGTAAACCTGATATCTAAAACACCCGAAAAAGAAAGAGACTTCTCGATACACCTGAATGGTACGACAGCTAAAGGACTTGATGTGAACAGTTTTTTCGGACAAAAATTCAATAAAGTGGGTACAACTGTATTTGCTTCTTACAACCGAAATTGGGCTTATGATCCTTCGAATGTAGGTTTTACAGCAATTCCGAAATTTGATAGGTTTGTACTAAATCCAAAATTATTTCTATATCTGACTGATAATACCGATTTTAGTTTTGGTATCAACTCCATGATTGAAAATCGTCTGGGCGGTGATATGAAATATGTGGAGGGTAAAGGGAATAAAGACCATTCCTATTTCGAAAGGAATAAGACACAAAGACATTCAAGCCAACTGACATTTGACCATCGTTTCGACAAAAAAAACAGATTGAATGTAAAGAATAGTGTAACGTATTTCAGCCGTAAACTCGAAATTCCCGATTTTAGATTTGATGGAGATCAGCTATCATCTTTTTCGGAAGCATCTTATATTCGTACAGAAGAAAAAACTGAATGGGTAGCGGGAGCGAATGTGTGGACAGATAAGTTTACCGAAAAGAAGCGAACTGATTTCCAATTACGTGACTATAATACCACAACATTGGGTTTATTTTTACAAAACAATACAAAAATAACCGATTGGATGAATCTGGAAACAGGGTTACGGACAGACTATGTTACTGACTACGGATTTGCTGTTTTGCCTCGTGTTTCTTCGTATTTTAAGATTACGGATAAATTTTCGTCCCGTGTTGGTGGAGGATTCGGATATAAGACACCTACTATATTTTCAGAAGATAGTGAACGCATCCAATTTCAGAATGTGTTACCAATCAATGATGATAGGAACAAGCTGGAAAGAAGCTATGGAGCTAATGTCGATTTTACTTATAAGACTGGATTATTTGACGACCAAGTATATTTGACTGTAAACCAACTATTCTTTTATACTTACTTGAGAAATCCGTTAGAGTTGCAAGCCGTAGATAACAATTATTGGCAGTTTAATAATATAGATGGTCATGTAAATAGTAAAGGGGCTGAAACCAATATGAAAATAAAGTATAGAGATTTCGGATTGTTTCTTGGATATACCTATACTGATGCCAAGGTCAAAGATGGGGGCAGAAGTTATCAGAAAACCTTAACTCCAAAACATAAGATTAATTCCGTCCTAATGTATGAAGTAGAAGACAAATGGAAAATTGGATTGGAAGGCTATTATACGTCAAAGCAAAATTTGAATGATGGGAAAACAGGGAAAGATTACCTTATCTTAGGTTTGATGATGCAGCGTATTTGGGAGAGATTTTCAATATATGCCAATTTTGAGAATTTTACCGACAGACGACAAACGAGATTTGATAGTATTTATATAGGGTCAATGACTAATCCTCAATTTAGAGACATCTACGCACCATTAGACGGTTTCGTAATGAATGCAGGTATTATAATCAAGCTGTAG
- a CDS encoding helix-turn-helix domain-containing protein has translation MDNDILTKRNERVKKFFALLDKMLDRIEVVLTSEKPSLFGERFLTDTEMAKKLKISRRTLQLYRTEGKIPYFQFGGKTLYRESDIQKILDRNYIQELK, from the coding sequence ATGGATAATGACATTTTAACAAAGCGAAACGAGCGGGTAAAGAAGTTTTTTGCTTTGCTCGACAAGATGTTGGATCGAATTGAAGTTGTCCTGACCTCCGAGAAGCCATCGCTCTTCGGAGAACGATTTTTGACTGACACGGAAATGGCTAAGAAGTTGAAAATAAGCAGAAGAACATTACAACTCTATCGTACAGAGGGTAAAATTCCTTATTTTCAGTTTGGGGGTAAAACCCTGTATCGAGAATCTGATATTCAGAAGATATTAGATCGAAACTATATTCAAGAACTGAAATAG
- a CDS encoding helix-turn-helix domain-containing protein — translation MEIIYIEARTFEAMMTQFELFSYKVNKLCERHTSKGLEDWLDNQDVCQMLNISKCTLQGYRDNGMLPYTKISRKLYYRVKDVRKLIHELELQQNG, via the coding sequence ATGGAGATAATATATATTGAAGCCCGAACATTCGAGGCAATGATGACGCAGTTTGAACTGTTCTCCTATAAAGTGAACAAGCTGTGTGAACGCCATACAAGTAAAGGACTTGAAGATTGGTTAGATAATCAGGATGTGTGCCAGATGCTTAATATATCTAAGTGTACTCTTCAAGGTTATCGTGACAACGGTATGTTGCCCTATACTAAGATTAGTCGGAAACTCTATTATAGAGTCAAAGATGTAAGAAAACTTATTCACGAATTAGAATTGCAACAAAATGGATAA
- a CDS encoding fusion protein, whose amino-acid sequence MTKVFLLGANKEIDRAVQVVEVNQVIQMEGYSYHRYVVYDITKNQWGITYKLINLTTKDFHTADIIRPLKEKFGIGFYYDSDNPQFMDSFEAAILLQEAQAKSKSEVDQAEKERIRVEEVKAIGSKRFAEILPENAQAVIVARLKQDESDSQSDYFASSTQRTVILGFSTHKRDIFSEMRKHASNFEETAYLAEYNVDYEHREKYSMGAGYYLGESKYSGWIIEKVSMYSREGMIKEFAYTAGCEDNIRIKKTDDTPPPPPSDQNSTSKNGCTVVEYSAKALAVFGETRAIKDELKAMGGKFNNRLTFNGKRLAGWIFSKSQEQRLAYYFGLD is encoded by the coding sequence ATGACTAAGGTATTTTTATTAGGAGCGAACAAAGAAATAGACAGAGCAGTGCAAGTGGTAGAGGTTAACCAAGTTATCCAAATGGAAGGGTACAGCTATCACAGATATGTAGTGTACGACATTACAAAAAATCAATGGGGTATCACTTACAAATTGATAAACCTAACAACAAAAGATTTTCATACTGCCGACATCATTCGACCATTGAAAGAAAAATTTGGCATTGGGTTCTATTACGACAGCGACAACCCTCAATTTATGGACAGCTTTGAAGCGGCAATATTGCTCCAAGAAGCACAAGCCAAATCTAAATCAGAGGTAGATCAGGCAGAAAAGGAACGCATACGAGTGGAGGAAGTTAAAGCAATCGGGAGCAAACGTTTTGCCGAGATACTTCCCGAAAATGCACAAGCGGTTATTGTGGCACGCTTGAAGCAAGACGAGAGCGACAGCCAAAGCGACTACTTTGCAAGCAGTACACAACGGACTGTCATTTTAGGCTTTTCTACCCACAAAAGAGACATCTTTTCTGAAATGCGGAAACATGCATCCAACTTCGAGGAAACAGCCTATTTAGCGGAGTACAACGTAGATTATGAACATCGGGAAAAGTATTCGATGGGTGCAGGGTATTATTTAGGCGAAAGCAAATATAGTGGATGGATAATAGAAAAAGTGTCCATGTACAGCCGTGAGGGTATGATAAAGGAATTTGCCTACACCGCAGGGTGTGAAGATAACATCCGCATCAAAAAGACCGATGATACACCTCCACCGCCACCAAGCGACCAGAACAGCACAAGCAAGAACGGTTGCACAGTAGTAGAGTATTCAGCCAAAGCCCTTGCTGTATTCGGAGAAACAAGAGCCATCAAAGACGAACTCAAAGCGATGGGAGGAAAGTTTAACAACCGACTGACCTTTAACGGAAAAAGGTTGGCAGGATGGATATTTTCAAAATCGCAGGAGCAACGCTTAGCCTACTATTTCGGACTAGATTAA
- a CDS encoding PcfK-like family protein — MKATNHFQNTIKAYLDKRAEIDLLFSFRYSLPEKKLEDCVTYILNQVQKSGCNGFHDDEIFGMAVHFYDEDNIEVGQPINAHIAVNHVVVLTAEEKEKARQDAMQRAQDEVYRKMTQPTKKAKRVALNPQPSLFDF; from the coding sequence ATGAAAGCAACAAACCATTTTCAAAATACGATAAAAGCATATTTAGACAAACGTGCCGAAATAGATTTACTTTTTTCATTTCGCTATTCTCTACCCGAAAAGAAGTTAGAGGATTGCGTTACTTATATTCTAAATCAAGTACAGAAAAGCGGTTGCAATGGTTTTCACGATGATGAGATATTCGGCATGGCGGTACATTTCTATGACGAAGATAACATCGAGGTAGGTCAGCCGATAAATGCCCATATAGCAGTAAATCATGTAGTAGTATTAACAGCCGAAGAAAAAGAGAAAGCACGTCAAGATGCTATGCAGAGGGCACAAGACGAAGTCTATCGAAAGATGACACAGCCAACCAAGAAAGCCAAAAGAGTAGCATTAAATCCCCAACCAAGTCTATTTGACTTTTAA
- a CDS encoding PcfJ domain-containing protein translates to MKPKNKLQKQVVEASKTLPKLTKMQIQWGYDHVIQYVGRRTEKGIVTCTKCGHTWQGMGELANTLLGCECPNCKSKLIAKTTKKRTFDDSYYMNIITAHKGYQVMRTIMLSYKSKIGEPTKLSYSEVMQRWIAPDGKHYTFARCRQTMGTCCIDLWIFYTPLELRNENTNNKFYINIYDKIGSMGEIYPRQKLIPELKRTGYKKALYGQNSLDLFRTLLSDSRAETLIKAGYTKLLERIMNMGWKNIDSYWQSIKIAIRNHYKIEDAILWCDYIDMLRFFGKDLHNAKYICPTNLKAEHDRYVIKRAKADAQAEVEKQLAKEDSFREQKGKFFGLAFSDGTISIRVLESVADIILEGEMMHHCVGGYHSKADSLILSAWIDGKRIETIEVSISQLKVIQSRGVCNKNTKHHDRIIQLVEQNISLIETRLAA, encoded by the coding sequence ATGAAACCAAAGAATAAACTCCAAAAACAAGTAGTAGAAGCAAGTAAAACATTGCCTAAACTAACTAAAATGCAAATCCAATGGGGATATGACCACGTTATCCAATATGTTGGACGCAGAACCGAAAAAGGAATCGTTACTTGTACCAAGTGCGGTCACACATGGCAAGGGATGGGAGAATTAGCAAATACCCTTTTGGGTTGTGAGTGCCCGAATTGTAAATCTAAGCTAATAGCCAAAACCACCAAGAAACGGACATTCGATGACAGTTATTATATGAACATCATCACGGCTCACAAAGGCTATCAAGTGATGCGCACCATCATGTTAAGTTATAAATCCAAAATAGGAGAACCGACAAAACTTTCATATTCCGAAGTGATGCAACGTTGGATTGCTCCCGATGGGAAACATTACACCTTTGCCCGATGTCGCCAGACGATGGGAACGTGCTGTATTGATTTATGGATATTTTATACCCCTTTGGAACTAAGAAATGAGAATACTAACAATAAGTTTTATATAAATATCTATGACAAGATAGGAAGCATGGGCGAGATATACCCACGTCAGAAACTTATACCCGAATTGAAAAGAACCGGTTATAAGAAAGCTTTGTATGGACAGAACTCATTAGACTTATTCCGTACCCTACTCAGTGATAGTAGAGCCGAGACACTTATCAAAGCAGGCTATACAAAGCTATTAGAGCGTATTATGAATATGGGTTGGAAGAATATTGATAGTTATTGGCAATCCATCAAAATAGCTATCCGCAATCACTACAAAATTGAAGATGCCATTCTTTGGTGCGACTATATAGATATGCTTCGATTCTTCGGTAAAGATTTGCACAATGCAAAATACATTTGTCCGACTAACCTAAAAGCGGAACATGATCGATATGTTATTAAGAGAGCCAAAGCAGATGCACAAGCCGAAGTCGAAAAGCAACTTGCAAAGGAGGATTCATTCAGAGAACAAAAAGGCAAATTTTTCGGACTTGCATTTTCGGATGGTACTATTAGTATTCGTGTGTTGGAGAGCGTAGCGGATATAATATTGGAAGGAGAAATGATGCATCATTGCGTAGGTGGTTATCACTCAAAAGCCGATTCACTGATACTTTCGGCTTGGATTGATGGCAAACGTATTGAAACAATTGAGGTATCTATATCTCAACTCAAAGTTATTCAGTCGAGAGGTGTTTGCAATAAGAATACTAAGCACCACGATAGAATAATTCAACTTGTAGAGCAAAATATATCACTGATAGAAACTCGATTAGCAGCATGA
- a CDS encoding NADH-quinone oxidoreductase subunit F has protein sequence MRIKDITGKSIEVTHLNKAIKQCKLCRNSPYLMDSGHIVGENHTFMLLQLEELKQKTKT, from the coding sequence ATGAGAATTAAAGATATAACAGGGAAGTCCATCGAAGTGACTCATCTGAATAAAGCTATCAAGCAGTGTAAATTGTGCCGAAATAGTCCATATCTGATGGATTCGGGGCATATAGTTGGAGAGAATCACACGTTTATGCTTTTACAACTCGAAGAACTGAAACAAAAAACAAAGACTTGA
- the arsA gene encoding arsenical pump-driving ATPase, whose product MKKYNPSGIDLTKYIFFTGKGGVGKTSIACATAVNLADSGKKVLLISTDPASNLQDVFNMDLDNKGIQIKEVPNLTVVNLDPEQAAAEYRESVIAPFRGKLPESVITNMEEQLSGSCTIEIAAFNEFSDFITNEDKRKGYDFIIFDTAPTGHTLRMLQLPSAWNTFIAENTSGASCLGQLSGLEDRKEVYKNAVATLSDSKQTTLILVSRPDESPLKEVERSSKELLDLNIISQNLIINGVLENYDENDTVSKQIYQRQQNALNNRSEALLKLNTYIVPLRSYNMTGIDNIRNMLNSDVQAETIQKEVNTKDFQTIDNIIDDLYSSGKRVIFTMGKGGVGKTTIAGNIARGLAKKGVKVHLTTTDPANHLSFVETKVDGITVSHIDEKAVLAAYQKNILDKARETMGNADLSYIEEDLRSPCTQEIAVFNSFAEIVAKADNEVVVIDTAPTGHTLLLLDSTQSYHKEVERTQGNITPAVQNLLPRLRNEKETDVVIVTLPETTPVFEAQRLQEDLQRAGIKNKWWVVNSSLLLTPTNSPFLKTKAQSEIQWIDKVSEISNGNFAVIGWKESI is encoded by the coding sequence ATGAAAAAATATAACCCATCGGGTATTGACCTGACAAAATATATATTCTTTACAGGCAAAGGCGGAGTAGGTAAAACATCTATAGCCTGTGCCACAGCCGTAAACCTTGCCGATAGTGGTAAGAAAGTCCTTTTAATCAGTACCGACCCCGCATCTAATTTACAGGATGTCTTTAATATGGATTTAGATAATAAAGGAATACAAATAAAAGAAGTTCCCAACCTGACAGTAGTAAACTTAGACCCGGAACAGGCAGCAGCCGAATACAGGGAATCAGTAATCGCACCGTTTAGGGGTAAGCTGCCCGAAAGCGTTATTACCAATATGGAAGAACAACTTTCAGGCTCATGTACCATAGAGATAGCAGCATTCAACGAGTTTTCAGACTTTATCACCAATGAAGATAAACGCAAAGGATATGATTTTATAATCTTTGATACAGCACCTACCGGACATACCTTGCGTATGCTGCAACTGCCATCCGCATGGAATACCTTTATAGCGGAAAATACTTCCGGTGCATCTTGTTTAGGTCAGCTTTCAGGATTGGAGGACAGGAAAGAAGTCTATAAAAATGCGGTAGCAACTTTATCAGACAGCAAGCAGACAACGTTAATACTTGTAAGCCGACCGGATGAAAGCCCGTTGAAAGAGGTAGAACGTTCATCAAAAGAATTGTTGGACTTGAATATTATTTCTCAAAACCTGATTATTAACGGCGTATTGGAGAACTACGATGAAAACGATACTGTTTCAAAACAGATATACCAACGTCAGCAAAACGCCCTGAATAACCGTTCCGAAGCATTATTAAAACTGAACACTTATATTGTCCCGCTTCGTTCCTATAATATGACAGGGATTGATAATATCCGTAATATGCTGAATAGTGACGTTCAGGCAGAAACCATACAAAAGGAAGTCAATACCAAAGATTTTCAAACAATAGACAATATTATTGACGACCTGTACAGTTCAGGCAAACGGGTAATCTTTACGATGGGTAAAGGTGGCGTAGGCAAAACGACCATTGCAGGGAATATCGCAAGGGGATTAGCCAAAAAAGGCGTGAAAGTACACCTAACTACTACCGACCCGGCTAACCATTTATCCTTTGTCGAAACAAAGGTGGACGGTATCACAGTAAGCCATATAGACGAAAAAGCGGTATTGGCAGCCTATCAGAAAAACATACTGGATAAGGCAAGGGAAACAATGGGTAATGCGGATTTAAGCTATATCGAAGAAGATTTACGTTCACCATGTACACAGGAAATTGCCGTCTTTAATTCCTTTGCCGAAATTGTGGCGAAAGCCGATAATGAAGTGGTGGTAATTGATACCGCACCAACCGGGCATACATTATTGTTACTGGATTCAACACAAAGCTATCACAAGGAGGTGGAACGCACGCAGGGAAATATCACGCCTGCCGTTCAGAACCTTTTGCCCCGTTTACGCAATGAAAAGGAAACGGATGTAGTGATAGTTACGCTACCGGAAACAACGCCAGTTTTTGAAGCTCAACGCTTACAAGAGGATTTGCAACGGGCAGGAATAAAAAACAAATGGTGGGTGGTAAATTCAAGTCTTTTGCTTACTCCGACTAACAGCCCGTTCCTGAAAACAAAAGCACAAAGTGAGATACAATGGATTGATAAAGTAAGCGAAATTTCCAACGGCAATTTTGCCGTTATTGGGTGGAAAGAATCTATCTGA